Proteins from a genomic interval of Zingiber officinale cultivar Zhangliang chromosome 2A, Zo_v1.1, whole genome shotgun sequence:
- the LOC122043318 gene encoding uncharacterized protein At4g08330, chloroplastic-like, with protein sequence MALRGRGDFQQRQTPTVGASDLFVPPRSVTYCCGSCGYALNLSSTDRHMTNIGSKYRKSIKKGIVSFISVDESRFSQVEELRCRPYFKSRHDWGLLRRRTKLFCRNCRNFIGVGYEEGIPSPDVASGDGKKYDIMIRALQPSSSK encoded by the exons ATGGCTCTCCGTGGCCGCGGCGATTTCCAACAACGCCAGACACCGACCGTGGGCGCGTCCGATCTCTTCGTCCCCCCTCGATCCGTCACTTACTG CTGTGGCTCTTGCGGTTACGCTCTGAACCTGAGCTCCACCGACCGGCACATGACCAATATTGGCTCCAAATATAGGAAGTCCATCAAGAAGGGGATCGTCTCGTTCATATCGGTGGACGAGAGTCGCTTCTCTCAGGTGGAGGAGCTCCGCTGTCGTCCCTActtcaaatcgagacatgattgGGGGTTGTTGAGACGGAGGACCAAATTGTTCTGCCGAAACTGTCGAAACTTCATCGGCGTTGGATACGAAGAAGGTATCCCCTCTCCGGACGTTGCTTCCGGGGACGGGAAGAAGTATGATATCATGATTAGGGCGCTGCAGCCGTCGTCTTCCAAATAA